A genomic region of Phocoena sinus isolate mPhoSin1 chromosome 18, mPhoSin1.pri, whole genome shotgun sequence contains the following coding sequences:
- the STARD13 gene encoding stAR-related lipid transfer protein 13 isoform X4, with product MRVILDVSQGDDSDEEDLCISNKWTFQRTSRRWSRVDDLHAVFPGGDRNGSSGDITMRNTTSSESVLTDLSEPEVCSIHSESSGGSDGRSQPGSYGAGREALDGPGQYCAHGPAMLDATLGGSSLPPSPRDGLQHPLHPKNEKPSRARAKSFLKRMETLRGKGAQGRQKGSGRTGGLVISGPVLQQEPESFKAMQCIQIPNGDLQNSPPAACKTGLPGPSKWSGESSPSENSSSGVSTPGLKERRCQEAHKRGGMYLEDLDVLAGTALRGAGDQNHAREFHSQENLVVHIPKDHKPGTFPKALSIESLSPTDNSSGVNWRTGNVSPGRRPGPGAREPRLMASCHRASRVSIYDNVPGSHLYASTGDLLDLEKDDLFPHLDDILHHVNGLQEVVDDWSKNLLPELQTHNALSGEAGFCPFPPPSQITLDFEGNSVSEGRTTPSDVERDGASLNESEATGVRERRDSGVGASLTRPNRRLRWNSFQLSHQPQPSTASPHISGQTAGQLNLLQRFSLLRLTAIMEKHSMSNKHGWTWAVPKFMKRMKVPDYRDKTVFGIPLIVHVQRTGQPLPQSIQQALRYLRSNCLDQVGLFRKSGVKSRIHALRQMNESFPENVSYEDQSAYDVADMVKQFFRDLPEPLFTNKLSETFLHIYQYVPKEQQLQAVQAAVLLLADESREVLQTLLCFLNDVVHAVEENQMTPMNLAVCLAPSLFHLNLLKKESSPRVIQKKYASGKPDQKDLSENLAAAQGLAHMIMECDRLFEVPLEMVAQSHNSYMEAEIHPPTLEDLGAQLEESGATFHTYLEHLIQGLQKEAKEKFKGWVTCSNTDNTDLAFKKVGDGHPLKLWKASVEVEAPPSVVLNRVLRERHLWDEDFVQWKVVETLDKQTEIYQYVQNSMAPHPSRDFLVLRTWKTDLPKGMCTLVSLSVDHEEAQLMGGVRAVVMDSQYLMEPCGSGKSRLTHICRVDLRGHSPEWYNKGFGHLCAAEVARIRNSFQPLIAEGPETKI from the exons ATGCGCGTCATCCTTGATGTTTCCCAGGGTGACGACTCTGATGAGGAAGATCTCTGCATCAGCAACAAATGGACTTTCCAAAGGACCAGCCGCCGGTGGTCTCGCGTGGACGACCTCCACGCAGTGTTTCCCGGCGGAGACAGAAACGGGTCGTCAGGAGACATTACGATGAGAAACACGACCAGCAGTGAGAGCGTCCTCACCGACCTGAGCGAGCCCGAGGTCTGCTCCATTCACAGCGAAAGCAGCGGCGGGAGCGACGGCCGCAGCCAGCCGGGCAGCTACGGCGCCGGCCGGGAGGCCTTGGACGGCCCCGGGCAGTACTGCGCCCACGGCCCAGCCATGCTGGACGCCACGCTGGGCGGCAGCAGCCTCCCGCCGTCCCCCAGAGACGGTCTCCAGCACCCTTTGCACCCAAAGAATGAGAAGCCCTCCCGGGCCAGAGCCAAATCCTTTCTGAAACGCATGGAAACGCTGCGAGGGAAAGGAGCGCAGGGAAGGCAGAAGGGGTCGGGGCGGACCGGGGGCTTGGTGATCAGCGGCCCGGTGCTGCAGCAGGAGCCCGAGTCCTTCAAGGCCATGCAGTGCATCCAGATTCCAAATGGAGATCTCCAGAACTCACCCCCCGCTGCCTGCAAAACAGGGCTTCCGGGCCCCAGCAAATGGAGCGGTGAGAGCAGCCCGTCGGAAAACAGCAGCAGCGGGGTAAGCACGCCCGGCCTGAAGGAGCGAAGATGCCAGGAGGCCCACAAGCGCGGGGGCATGTACTTAGAAGACCTGGACGTGCTGGCGGGGACAGCACTGCGGGGTGCAGGGGACCAAAACCACGCACGCGAGTTTCATTCCCAAGAGAACTTGGTGGTGCACATTCCCAAGGACCACAAACCAGGCACGTTCCCCAAGGCGCTCTCTATCGAAAGCCTCTCACCAACAGACAATAGCAGCGGGGTTAACTGGAGGACTGGAAACGTCTCCCCGGGCAGACGGCCGGGCCCTGGGGCCAGGGAGCCCAGGCTCATGGCGTCCTGCCACAGAGCGAGTCGAGTTAGCATCTATGACAACGTCCCCGGCTCCCACCTGTATGCCAGCACCGGGGATCTTTTGGACTTGGAGAAGGACGATCTCTTCCCTCACTTGGACGACATTCTGCATCATGTCAACGGGCTCCAAGAGGTAGTGGATGACTGGTCCAAAAACCTGTTACCTGAACTGCAGACACATAATGCACTGTCCGGAGAAGCTGGCTTctgccccttcccccctcctAGTCAGATCACCTTAGATTTTGAAGGCAATTCTGTCTCCGAAGGTCGGACAACACCCAGTGATGTGGAAAGAGATGGAGCGTCTCTTAATGAATCAGAGGCCACTGGGGTCAGAGAAAGGAGGGACTCTGGAGTAGGGGCCTCTCTGACCAGGCCAAACAG GCGACTCCGGTGGAACAGCTTCCAGCTCTCACACCAGCCGCAGCCGTCCACGGCGTCGCCCCACATCAGCGGTCAGACAGCCGGCCAGCTGAACCTGCTCCAGCGCTTCTCCCTGCTTCGCCTCACGGCCATCATGGAAAAGCACTCCATGTCCAACAAACACGGCTGGACGTG GGCAGTTCCAAAGTTCATGAAGAGGATGAAAGTTCCTGATTACAGAGACAAGACAGTCTTTGGCATTCCTCTCATCGTTCACGTCCAGAGAACGGGACAGCCCCTGCCACAGAGTATCCAGCAAGCCCTGAGGTATCTACGCAGCAACTGCCTCGATCAG GTGGGTCTTTTTCGAAAATCAGGCGTGAAGTCTCGAATCCATGCCTTACGTCAAATGAACGAGAGCTTTCCTGAGAACGTCAGCTACGAGGACCAATCTGCTTACGACGTGGCGGATATGGTGAAGCAGTTCTTCCGGGACCTTCCTGAGCCTCTTTTCACCAACAAGCTCAGCGAGACCTTCCTCCACATCTATCAGT ACGTCCCCAAAGAGCAGCAGCTGCAGGCAGTGCAGGCGGCCGTCCTGCTGCTGGCCGATGAGAGCAGGGAGGTGTTGCAGACGCTGCTGTGCTTCCTCAACGACGTGGTCCATGCCGTGGAGGAGAATCAGATGACGCCCATGAACCTGGCTGTGTGTCTGgccccctccctcttccatctgAATTTACTGAAGAAGGAAAGTTCCCCCAG AGTCATCCAGAAGAAATATGCCTCCGGGAAGCCAGATCAAAAGGACCTCAGTGAGAATCTGGCCGCAGCTCAGGGGCTGGCCCACATGATCATGGAATGCGACAGACTTTTTGAG GTCCCGCTTGAGATGGTGGCCCAGTCTCATAACTCATATATGGAGGCTGAGATCCATCCCCCAACTCTGGAAGACCTGGGGGCCCAGCTGGAGGAGAGCGGGGCCACTTTCCACACGTACCTGGAGCATCTCATCcagggcctccagaaggaagcCAAGGAAAAGTTCAAAGGATGGGTCACGTGTTCCAACACAGACAACACAGATCTTGCTTTCAAAAAG GTGGGAGACGGGCATCCGCTGAAGCTGTGGAAGGCTTCTGTGGAGGTGGAAGCGCCCCCCTCGGTGGTTTTGAATCGCGTGCTGAGGGAGCGCCACCTGTGGGATGAGGATTTCGTGCAGTGGAAGGTGGTGGAAACCCTGGACAAGCAAACAGAAATCTATCAGTACGTGCAGAACAGCATGGCGCCTCACCCTTCCAGAGACTTCCTGGTTCTCAG GACCTGGAAGACTGATTTGCCCAAAGGAATGTGCACCCTGGTGTCCCTCTCCGTGGACCACGAGGAAGCCCAGCTCATGGGTGGTGTGCGGGCTGTGGTGATGGACTCTCAGTACTTAATGGAGCCGTGTGGGTCAGGCAAGTCGAGGCTGACCCACATCTGCAGGGTGGACCTGAG AGGTCATTCCCCAGAATGGTACAATAAAGGCTTTGGACATCTGTGTGCGGCGGAAGTTGCCAGGATTAGAAACTCTTTTCAGCCCCTCATTGCTGAAGGTCCAGAAACTAAAATCTGA
- the STARD13 gene encoding stAR-related lipid transfer protein 13 isoform X3: MKLDVNFQRKKGDDSDEEDLCISNKWTFQRTSRRWSRVDDLHAVFPGGDRNGSSGDITMRNTTSSESVLTDLSEPEVCSIHSESSGGSDGRSQPGSYGAGREALDGPGQYCAHGPAMLDATLGGSSLPPSPRDGLQHPLHPKNEKPSRARAKSFLKRMETLRGKGAQGRQKGSGRTGGLVISGPVLQQEPESFKAMQCIQIPNGDLQNSPPAACKTGLPGPSKWSGESSPSENSSSGVSTPGLKERRCQEAHKRGGMYLEDLDVLAGTALRGAGDQNHAREFHSQENLVVHIPKDHKPGTFPKALSIESLSPTDNSSGVNWRTGNVSPGRRPGPGAREPRLMASCHRASRVSIYDNVPGSHLYASTGDLLDLEKDDLFPHLDDILHHVNGLQEVVDDWSKNLLPELQTHNALSGEAGFCPFPPPSQITLDFEGNSVSEGRTTPSDVERDGASLNESEATGVRERRDSGVGASLTRPNRRLRWNSFQLSHQPQPSTASPHISGQTAGQLNLLQRFSLLRLTAIMEKHSMSNKHGWTWAVPKFMKRMKVPDYRDKTVFGIPLIVHVQRTGQPLPQSIQQALRYLRSNCLDQVGLFRKSGVKSRIHALRQMNESFPENVSYEDQSAYDVADMVKQFFRDLPEPLFTNKLSETFLHIYQYVPKEQQLQAVQAAVLLLADESREVLQTLLCFLNDVVHAVEENQMTPMNLAVCLAPSLFHLNLLKKESSPRVIQKKYASGKPDQKDLSENLAAAQGLAHMIMECDRLFEVPLEMVAQSHNSYMEAEIHPPTLEDLGAQLEESGATFHTYLEHLIQGLQKEAKEKFKGWVTCSNTDNTDLAFKKVGDGHPLKLWKASVEVEAPPSVVLNRVLRERHLWDEDFVQWKVVETLDKQTEIYQYVQNSMAPHPSRDFLVLRTWKTDLPKGMCTLVSLSVDHEEAQLMGGVRAVVMDSQYLMEPCGSGKSRLTHICRVDLRGHSPEWYNKGFGHLCAAEVARIRNSFQPLIAEGPETKI, encoded by the exons GGTGACGACTCTGATGAGGAAGATCTCTGCATCAGCAACAAATGGACTTTCCAAAGGACCAGCCGCCGGTGGTCTCGCGTGGACGACCTCCACGCAGTGTTTCCCGGCGGAGACAGAAACGGGTCGTCAGGAGACATTACGATGAGAAACACGACCAGCAGTGAGAGCGTCCTCACCGACCTGAGCGAGCCCGAGGTCTGCTCCATTCACAGCGAAAGCAGCGGCGGGAGCGACGGCCGCAGCCAGCCGGGCAGCTACGGCGCCGGCCGGGAGGCCTTGGACGGCCCCGGGCAGTACTGCGCCCACGGCCCAGCCATGCTGGACGCCACGCTGGGCGGCAGCAGCCTCCCGCCGTCCCCCAGAGACGGTCTCCAGCACCCTTTGCACCCAAAGAATGAGAAGCCCTCCCGGGCCAGAGCCAAATCCTTTCTGAAACGCATGGAAACGCTGCGAGGGAAAGGAGCGCAGGGAAGGCAGAAGGGGTCGGGGCGGACCGGGGGCTTGGTGATCAGCGGCCCGGTGCTGCAGCAGGAGCCCGAGTCCTTCAAGGCCATGCAGTGCATCCAGATTCCAAATGGAGATCTCCAGAACTCACCCCCCGCTGCCTGCAAAACAGGGCTTCCGGGCCCCAGCAAATGGAGCGGTGAGAGCAGCCCGTCGGAAAACAGCAGCAGCGGGGTAAGCACGCCCGGCCTGAAGGAGCGAAGATGCCAGGAGGCCCACAAGCGCGGGGGCATGTACTTAGAAGACCTGGACGTGCTGGCGGGGACAGCACTGCGGGGTGCAGGGGACCAAAACCACGCACGCGAGTTTCATTCCCAAGAGAACTTGGTGGTGCACATTCCCAAGGACCACAAACCAGGCACGTTCCCCAAGGCGCTCTCTATCGAAAGCCTCTCACCAACAGACAATAGCAGCGGGGTTAACTGGAGGACTGGAAACGTCTCCCCGGGCAGACGGCCGGGCCCTGGGGCCAGGGAGCCCAGGCTCATGGCGTCCTGCCACAGAGCGAGTCGAGTTAGCATCTATGACAACGTCCCCGGCTCCCACCTGTATGCCAGCACCGGGGATCTTTTGGACTTGGAGAAGGACGATCTCTTCCCTCACTTGGACGACATTCTGCATCATGTCAACGGGCTCCAAGAGGTAGTGGATGACTGGTCCAAAAACCTGTTACCTGAACTGCAGACACATAATGCACTGTCCGGAGAAGCTGGCTTctgccccttcccccctcctAGTCAGATCACCTTAGATTTTGAAGGCAATTCTGTCTCCGAAGGTCGGACAACACCCAGTGATGTGGAAAGAGATGGAGCGTCTCTTAATGAATCAGAGGCCACTGGGGTCAGAGAAAGGAGGGACTCTGGAGTAGGGGCCTCTCTGACCAGGCCAAACAG GCGACTCCGGTGGAACAGCTTCCAGCTCTCACACCAGCCGCAGCCGTCCACGGCGTCGCCCCACATCAGCGGTCAGACAGCCGGCCAGCTGAACCTGCTCCAGCGCTTCTCCCTGCTTCGCCTCACGGCCATCATGGAAAAGCACTCCATGTCCAACAAACACGGCTGGACGTG GGCAGTTCCAAAGTTCATGAAGAGGATGAAAGTTCCTGATTACAGAGACAAGACAGTCTTTGGCATTCCTCTCATCGTTCACGTCCAGAGAACGGGACAGCCCCTGCCACAGAGTATCCAGCAAGCCCTGAGGTATCTACGCAGCAACTGCCTCGATCAG GTGGGTCTTTTTCGAAAATCAGGCGTGAAGTCTCGAATCCATGCCTTACGTCAAATGAACGAGAGCTTTCCTGAGAACGTCAGCTACGAGGACCAATCTGCTTACGACGTGGCGGATATGGTGAAGCAGTTCTTCCGGGACCTTCCTGAGCCTCTTTTCACCAACAAGCTCAGCGAGACCTTCCTCCACATCTATCAGT ACGTCCCCAAAGAGCAGCAGCTGCAGGCAGTGCAGGCGGCCGTCCTGCTGCTGGCCGATGAGAGCAGGGAGGTGTTGCAGACGCTGCTGTGCTTCCTCAACGACGTGGTCCATGCCGTGGAGGAGAATCAGATGACGCCCATGAACCTGGCTGTGTGTCTGgccccctccctcttccatctgAATTTACTGAAGAAGGAAAGTTCCCCCAG AGTCATCCAGAAGAAATATGCCTCCGGGAAGCCAGATCAAAAGGACCTCAGTGAGAATCTGGCCGCAGCTCAGGGGCTGGCCCACATGATCATGGAATGCGACAGACTTTTTGAG GTCCCGCTTGAGATGGTGGCCCAGTCTCATAACTCATATATGGAGGCTGAGATCCATCCCCCAACTCTGGAAGACCTGGGGGCCCAGCTGGAGGAGAGCGGGGCCACTTTCCACACGTACCTGGAGCATCTCATCcagggcctccagaaggaagcCAAGGAAAAGTTCAAAGGATGGGTCACGTGTTCCAACACAGACAACACAGATCTTGCTTTCAAAAAG GTGGGAGACGGGCATCCGCTGAAGCTGTGGAAGGCTTCTGTGGAGGTGGAAGCGCCCCCCTCGGTGGTTTTGAATCGCGTGCTGAGGGAGCGCCACCTGTGGGATGAGGATTTCGTGCAGTGGAAGGTGGTGGAAACCCTGGACAAGCAAACAGAAATCTATCAGTACGTGCAGAACAGCATGGCGCCTCACCCTTCCAGAGACTTCCTGGTTCTCAG GACCTGGAAGACTGATTTGCCCAAAGGAATGTGCACCCTGGTGTCCCTCTCCGTGGACCACGAGGAAGCCCAGCTCATGGGTGGTGTGCGGGCTGTGGTGATGGACTCTCAGTACTTAATGGAGCCGTGTGGGTCAGGCAAGTCGAGGCTGACCCACATCTGCAGGGTGGACCTGAG AGGTCATTCCCCAGAATGGTACAATAAAGGCTTTGGACATCTGTGTGCGGCGGAAGTTGCCAGGATTAGAAACTCTTTTCAGCCCCTCATTGCTGAAGGTCCAGAAACTAAAATCTGA
- the STARD13 gene encoding stAR-related lipid transfer protein 13 isoform X5 codes for MRNTTSSESVLTDLSEPEVCSIHSESSGGSDGRSQPGSYGAGREALDGPGQYCAHGPAMLDATLGGSSLPPSPRDGLQHPLHPKNEKPSRARAKSFLKRMETLRGKGAQGRQKGSGRTGGLVISGPVLQQEPESFKAMQCIQIPNGDLQNSPPAACKTGLPGPSKWSGESSPSENSSSGVSTPGLKERRCQEAHKRGGMYLEDLDVLAGTALRGAGDQNHAREFHSQENLVVHIPKDHKPGTFPKALSIESLSPTDNSSGVNWRTGNVSPGRRPGPGAREPRLMASCHRASRVSIYDNVPGSHLYASTGDLLDLEKDDLFPHLDDILHHVNGLQEVVDDWSKNLLPELQTHNALSGEAGFCPFPPPSQITLDFEGNSVSEGRTTPSDVERDGASLNESEATGVRERRDSGVGASLTRPNRRLRWNSFQLSHQPQPSTASPHISGQTAGQLNLLQRFSLLRLTAIMEKHSMSNKHGWTWAVPKFMKRMKVPDYRDKTVFGIPLIVHVQRTGQPLPQSIQQALRYLRSNCLDQVGLFRKSGVKSRIHALRQMNESFPENVSYEDQSAYDVADMVKQFFRDLPEPLFTNKLSETFLHIYQYVPKEQQLQAVQAAVLLLADESREVLQTLLCFLNDVVHAVEENQMTPMNLAVCLAPSLFHLNLLKKESSPRVIQKKYASGKPDQKDLSENLAAAQGLAHMIMECDRLFEVPLEMVAQSHNSYMEAEIHPPTLEDLGAQLEESGATFHTYLEHLIQGLQKEAKEKFKGWVTCSNTDNTDLAFKKVGDGHPLKLWKASVEVEAPPSVVLNRVLRERHLWDEDFVQWKVVETLDKQTEIYQYVQNSMAPHPSRDFLVLRTWKTDLPKGMCTLVSLSVDHEEAQLMGGVRAVVMDSQYLMEPCGSGKSRLTHICRVDLRGHSPEWYNKGFGHLCAAEVARIRNSFQPLIAEGPETKI; via the exons ATGAGAAACACGACCAGCAGTGAGAGCGTCCTCACCGACCTGAGCGAGCCCGAGGTCTGCTCCATTCACAGCGAAAGCAGCGGCGGGAGCGACGGCCGCAGCCAGCCGGGCAGCTACGGCGCCGGCCGGGAGGCCTTGGACGGCCCCGGGCAGTACTGCGCCCACGGCCCAGCCATGCTGGACGCCACGCTGGGCGGCAGCAGCCTCCCGCCGTCCCCCAGAGACGGTCTCCAGCACCCTTTGCACCCAAAGAATGAGAAGCCCTCCCGGGCCAGAGCCAAATCCTTTCTGAAACGCATGGAAACGCTGCGAGGGAAAGGAGCGCAGGGAAGGCAGAAGGGGTCGGGGCGGACCGGGGGCTTGGTGATCAGCGGCCCGGTGCTGCAGCAGGAGCCCGAGTCCTTCAAGGCCATGCAGTGCATCCAGATTCCAAATGGAGATCTCCAGAACTCACCCCCCGCTGCCTGCAAAACAGGGCTTCCGGGCCCCAGCAAATGGAGCGGTGAGAGCAGCCCGTCGGAAAACAGCAGCAGCGGGGTAAGCACGCCCGGCCTGAAGGAGCGAAGATGCCAGGAGGCCCACAAGCGCGGGGGCATGTACTTAGAAGACCTGGACGTGCTGGCGGGGACAGCACTGCGGGGTGCAGGGGACCAAAACCACGCACGCGAGTTTCATTCCCAAGAGAACTTGGTGGTGCACATTCCCAAGGACCACAAACCAGGCACGTTCCCCAAGGCGCTCTCTATCGAAAGCCTCTCACCAACAGACAATAGCAGCGGGGTTAACTGGAGGACTGGAAACGTCTCCCCGGGCAGACGGCCGGGCCCTGGGGCCAGGGAGCCCAGGCTCATGGCGTCCTGCCACAGAGCGAGTCGAGTTAGCATCTATGACAACGTCCCCGGCTCCCACCTGTATGCCAGCACCGGGGATCTTTTGGACTTGGAGAAGGACGATCTCTTCCCTCACTTGGACGACATTCTGCATCATGTCAACGGGCTCCAAGAGGTAGTGGATGACTGGTCCAAAAACCTGTTACCTGAACTGCAGACACATAATGCACTGTCCGGAGAAGCTGGCTTctgccccttcccccctcctAGTCAGATCACCTTAGATTTTGAAGGCAATTCTGTCTCCGAAGGTCGGACAACACCCAGTGATGTGGAAAGAGATGGAGCGTCTCTTAATGAATCAGAGGCCACTGGGGTCAGAGAAAGGAGGGACTCTGGAGTAGGGGCCTCTCTGACCAGGCCAAACAG GCGACTCCGGTGGAACAGCTTCCAGCTCTCACACCAGCCGCAGCCGTCCACGGCGTCGCCCCACATCAGCGGTCAGACAGCCGGCCAGCTGAACCTGCTCCAGCGCTTCTCCCTGCTTCGCCTCACGGCCATCATGGAAAAGCACTCCATGTCCAACAAACACGGCTGGACGTG GGCAGTTCCAAAGTTCATGAAGAGGATGAAAGTTCCTGATTACAGAGACAAGACAGTCTTTGGCATTCCTCTCATCGTTCACGTCCAGAGAACGGGACAGCCCCTGCCACAGAGTATCCAGCAAGCCCTGAGGTATCTACGCAGCAACTGCCTCGATCAG GTGGGTCTTTTTCGAAAATCAGGCGTGAAGTCTCGAATCCATGCCTTACGTCAAATGAACGAGAGCTTTCCTGAGAACGTCAGCTACGAGGACCAATCTGCTTACGACGTGGCGGATATGGTGAAGCAGTTCTTCCGGGACCTTCCTGAGCCTCTTTTCACCAACAAGCTCAGCGAGACCTTCCTCCACATCTATCAGT ACGTCCCCAAAGAGCAGCAGCTGCAGGCAGTGCAGGCGGCCGTCCTGCTGCTGGCCGATGAGAGCAGGGAGGTGTTGCAGACGCTGCTGTGCTTCCTCAACGACGTGGTCCATGCCGTGGAGGAGAATCAGATGACGCCCATGAACCTGGCTGTGTGTCTGgccccctccctcttccatctgAATTTACTGAAGAAGGAAAGTTCCCCCAG AGTCATCCAGAAGAAATATGCCTCCGGGAAGCCAGATCAAAAGGACCTCAGTGAGAATCTGGCCGCAGCTCAGGGGCTGGCCCACATGATCATGGAATGCGACAGACTTTTTGAG GTCCCGCTTGAGATGGTGGCCCAGTCTCATAACTCATATATGGAGGCTGAGATCCATCCCCCAACTCTGGAAGACCTGGGGGCCCAGCTGGAGGAGAGCGGGGCCACTTTCCACACGTACCTGGAGCATCTCATCcagggcctccagaaggaagcCAAGGAAAAGTTCAAAGGATGGGTCACGTGTTCCAACACAGACAACACAGATCTTGCTTTCAAAAAG GTGGGAGACGGGCATCCGCTGAAGCTGTGGAAGGCTTCTGTGGAGGTGGAAGCGCCCCCCTCGGTGGTTTTGAATCGCGTGCTGAGGGAGCGCCACCTGTGGGATGAGGATTTCGTGCAGTGGAAGGTGGTGGAAACCCTGGACAAGCAAACAGAAATCTATCAGTACGTGCAGAACAGCATGGCGCCTCACCCTTCCAGAGACTTCCTGGTTCTCAG GACCTGGAAGACTGATTTGCCCAAAGGAATGTGCACCCTGGTGTCCCTCTCCGTGGACCACGAGGAAGCCCAGCTCATGGGTGGTGTGCGGGCTGTGGTGATGGACTCTCAGTACTTAATGGAGCCGTGTGGGTCAGGCAAGTCGAGGCTGACCCACATCTGCAGGGTGGACCTGAG AGGTCATTCCCCAGAATGGTACAATAAAGGCTTTGGACATCTGTGTGCGGCGGAAGTTGCCAGGATTAGAAACTCTTTTCAGCCCCTCATTGCTGAAGGTCCAGAAACTAAAATCTGA